In the Leptospira sp. WS4.C2 genome, one interval contains:
- a CDS encoding FtsX-like permease family protein, translating to MKFVYYFFIFGYFKDHLPKILFSVFGISLGIALFISTQINAWRAEQSVLDQMIGYSSEKFIGRYVTNNQNQGANDSFLKTVEDNTSENIRLEPELQTTGTFSLTKNQIQSIPIIGKDILLSSQRLPQPNRGEIAKKRIPKYFISQALADKLQIEKNNQSLSICEKDILIRQEEFHILPVEGIFLVMDLIRLQTICNQQNQITSIWLIQDENSNTHLTINNIQSEEWTYESKNQISERAGVTLGSLKINLTIVSLVSVLISFFMVSNMFTGLYLSRKREFGILLSIGSSKINNFMLFLTQAIVIGALGGVVGIIFGVFIANTNSLTTVNTITDINQIRAYRYIPVSIIVSGFFISVLGSILASIYNSYKTFKILPIDLIRERDAAVEDSFLGFSYRKTFILSILFIITGIVIGLISLAKQILPGMLGVGFVIMGFVVFNFLSIPYLVHLVYKIISKFHTSPTVEIGLKEIQIEPWKHGLTASTIMLSTSLVLTLTSLTDSYERSLIGWVDEENKSDYSLINEKKLNSGEPGVPVSLFQTMALDPNFSSVEPFYIDSKFIVNGRYYTLHVFNFPSKYNKNELIVSKNLCFLDQICKGDGITINTELNSHVSIRIQDEKDHFFSERGTIMMDYSYFQKNFKVKYLNSIRISKNKNISESETINLLQTITKKFDLKYINQVELKKLYLDGMNQVFSILDTLKVSALIISILALTTSLVYFIREKAQLLAGLKAIGMDSLQMFQMVYSQALFLVSFGIVSGILNSLILSPIVIFGINRNAFGWILNFQYPIALVVKLPIIIPVITFFICLIPFYSLKQMKISKELKYE from the coding sequence ATGAAATTTGTTTATTATTTCTTTATATTCGGATATTTCAAAGATCATCTTCCTAAAATACTTTTCTCAGTTTTTGGGATTAGCTTAGGAATTGCCTTATTCATAAGCACACAGATCAATGCCTGGAGGGCCGAACAAAGTGTTCTCGACCAAATGATAGGTTATTCTTCTGAAAAATTTATTGGACGGTATGTAACAAACAATCAAAACCAAGGTGCAAATGACAGTTTTCTAAAAACCGTTGAAGACAATACATCGGAAAACATTAGATTAGAACCGGAACTTCAAACCACAGGCACTTTTAGCTTAACCAAAAATCAAATACAAAGCATTCCCATTATCGGAAAAGATATTCTATTATCTTCACAGAGATTACCACAACCTAATCGTGGAGAAATCGCAAAAAAGAGGATCCCAAAATATTTTATAAGCCAAGCTCTTGCTGACAAACTGCAAATAGAAAAAAATAACCAGTCTTTATCAATCTGCGAAAAAGATATTTTGATACGACAAGAAGAGTTTCATATTTTACCAGTAGAAGGAATCTTTCTGGTAATGGATCTTATAAGACTTCAAACCATTTGTAATCAACAAAATCAAATTACTTCGATATGGTTAATCCAGGATGAAAACTCTAACACACACCTGACAATAAATAATATCCAGTCTGAGGAATGGACTTACGAATCAAAAAATCAAATTTCAGAACGAGCCGGAGTAACCCTAGGTTCTTTAAAGATAAACCTAACTATTGTTTCCCTAGTCTCCGTACTAATTTCATTTTTTATGGTCTCCAATATGTTCACGGGATTGTATCTATCGAGAAAACGTGAATTTGGAATTCTGCTGTCGATCGGATCCAGCAAAATCAATAATTTCATGTTATTTTTAACCCAGGCGATCGTCATTGGAGCGTTGGGAGGAGTTGTTGGCATAATATTTGGTGTATTCATTGCCAACACAAACTCTCTAACAACCGTTAACACAATTACTGACATCAACCAAATACGCGCTTACCGTTACATTCCAGTATCCATTATAGTTTCAGGATTTTTTATATCCGTTCTTGGATCCATATTAGCATCGATTTATAATTCCTATAAAACCTTCAAAATACTTCCGATTGATCTGATAAGAGAAAGGGATGCGGCAGTGGAAGATTCTTTTCTTGGATTTTCTTATCGAAAAACCTTTATTCTTTCAATTCTATTTATAATCACGGGAATTGTTATTGGTCTTATTAGTCTTGCTAAACAAATATTACCGGGCATGTTAGGCGTTGGATTTGTCATTATGGGATTTGTTGTATTCAATTTTTTAAGTATCCCTTATTTGGTTCACTTAGTTTACAAAATCATATCGAAATTTCATACTTCTCCGACTGTCGAAATAGGATTAAAAGAAATACAAATCGAACCCTGGAAACACGGACTGACTGCTTCAACAATCATGTTATCGACATCTCTTGTTCTCACTTTAACAAGTTTAACCGATAGTTACGAAAGATCGTTAATCGGATGGGTAGACGAAGAAAATAAATCGGACTACTCCCTGATTAACGAAAAAAAGTTAAACTCAGGAGAACCTGGTGTTCCGGTTTCACTTTTTCAAACCATGGCCTTGGATCCAAATTTTTCCTCGGTCGAGCCCTTTTATATAGATTCCAAATTTATTGTGAATGGGAGATACTACACCTTACATGTATTTAACTTTCCAAGTAAGTATAACAAAAACGAATTAATCGTTTCGAAGAATTTATGTTTCTTAGATCAGATTTGTAAAGGAGATGGAATCACCATCAATACAGAATTAAACTCCCATGTTTCAATAAGAATTCAGGACGAAAAAGACCATTTTTTCTCAGAAAGAGGGACTATCATGATGGATTATTCCTACTTCCAGAAAAATTTTAAAGTTAAATATTTAAATTCGATAAGAATATCCAAAAATAAAAACATTTCAGAATCAGAAACGATAAATCTACTACAAACAATAACAAAGAAATTTGATTTAAAGTATATAAATCAAGTCGAGTTAAAGAAATTGTATTTAGATGGAATGAACCAAGTGTTTTCTATATTAGATACACTAAAAGTTTCGGCACTGATCATTTCCATCCTCGCCCTTACCACATCCTTAGTATACTTCATAAGAGAAAAAGCGCAGCTTCTAGCGGGACTAAAAGCGATAGGAATGGATTCTTTACAAATGTTCCAAATGGTTTATAGTCAGGCATTGTTTCTTGTTTCGTTTGGCATTGTTTCTGGAATCCTAAACAGCCTTATATTATCACCAATTGTTATTTTTGGAATCAATCGAAATGCTTTTGGGTGGATACTTAATTTCCAATATCCGATCGCTCTTGTAGTAAAACTCCCGATAATCATCCCGGTAATTACATTTTTTATTTGTCTTATCCCATTCTATTCCCTAAAACAAATGAAAATTTCGAAAGAATTGAAATATGAATAA
- the pyrE gene encoding orotate phosphoribosyltransferase: MSQTYRDQLFNWMKSYVYRYSEAPFRLASGLESHHYFNCKEITLHPERLAVLAECFVEEIIPKMGIEFQAVGGLTLGADPLAYSIALSYQRKGKLIYPLVVRKEAKGHGTGQQIEGFWKEIKSCLVVDDVITTGGSTLKAVQVLREAGISVTKGICILNREEGGAENLEKSGIQMESIFRKSEFF; this comes from the coding sequence ATGTCCCAAACTTACCGCGACCAACTATTCAACTGGATGAAATCTTATGTCTACCGCTATTCAGAAGCCCCCTTCCGATTGGCAAGTGGACTCGAATCCCATCACTATTTTAATTGTAAAGAGATCACACTGCATCCGGAAAGGCTTGCTGTCCTTGCGGAGTGTTTTGTAGAAGAAATCATTCCTAAGATGGGAATCGAATTCCAAGCAGTGGGAGGACTCACACTGGGAGCCGATCCTTTAGCTTACTCGATTGCATTGTCTTACCAAAGAAAAGGGAAACTCATTTATCCGTTAGTTGTCAGAAAGGAAGCAAAAGGACATGGGACTGGCCAACAAATTGAGGGTTTTTGGAAAGAGATAAAATCTTGTTTGGTTGTAGATGACGTAATTACTACCGGTGGATCCACTCTAAAGGCAGTCCAAGTTTTAAGAGAGGCTGGTATTTCTGTTACTAAAGGAATCTGCATTTTGAATCGGGAAGAGGGTGGTGCAGAGAACTTAGAAAAGTCAGGTATCCAGATGGAATCTATATTTCGCAAAAGTGAGTTTTTTTGA
- a CDS encoding cytochrome-c peroxidase, translating into MLKQIFTPFLLSILFLFLANCGPTAETKDLQLKAKQIIGALPAKMPGSENDTQDLISLGKKLYFEKKLSLNETQSCNSCHNVEGKGGGVDNLPTSPGAFGKNGDRNSPTVLNAGFHFVQFWDGRAADLKAQAKGPILNPVEMAMPSEKEVLKRINEDTNYPALFAEAYPNDKTPVTYENLAGAIAAFERTLVTSSRFDDFINGDYKAISKEEQEGFKSFISAGCTSCHSGNLLGGNSFRKIGVVNEYKTSDLGLYNVTKKAEDKFSFKVPSLRNIALTGPYFHDGQVKTLDEAVKKMAYHQLGMNLSDEETNKIVLFLGSLSDKTRVD; encoded by the coding sequence ATGCTCAAACAAATATTTACACCTTTTCTCCTCTCAATTCTATTCTTGTTTCTTGCCAATTGTGGACCCACTGCGGAGACCAAAGATTTGCAATTGAAAGCAAAACAAATCATTGGTGCCTTACCTGCGAAAATGCCTGGTTCCGAAAACGACACTCAGGATCTTATTTCCCTTGGTAAAAAGCTCTATTTCGAGAAAAAACTTTCTCTAAATGAAACACAATCATGCAATTCCTGCCACAATGTGGAAGGGAAAGGCGGTGGTGTGGACAATCTTCCGACTTCACCAGGTGCATTCGGTAAAAATGGTGATAGAAATTCACCAACTGTTCTTAATGCGGGATTTCATTTTGTTCAATTTTGGGACGGACGTGCTGCTGATTTAAAAGCACAAGCAAAAGGACCAATTCTCAATCCAGTGGAGATGGCCATGCCATCAGAGAAAGAAGTTCTAAAACGGATCAACGAGGATACCAACTATCCTGCATTATTTGCAGAAGCCTATCCGAATGACAAAACTCCAGTGACTTACGAGAACTTAGCGGGAGCCATTGCAGCATTTGAAAGAACACTTGTGACTTCCTCTCGTTTTGATGATTTTATCAATGGGGATTACAAAGCCATTTCGAAAGAAGAACAAGAAGGTTTTAAAAGTTTTATTTCAGCAGGTTGTACTTCTTGCCATTCAGGTAATTTACTTGGCGGAAATTCTTTCAGAAAGATTGGCGTGGTAAATGAATATAAAACCTCTGATCTTGGGTTGTATAATGTAACAAAAAAAGCAGAAGATAAATTTTCCTTTAAAGTACCGAGCCTAAGAAACATCGCTTTAACTGGACCATACTTCCATGATGGCCAAGTAAAAACTTTGGACGAAGCCGTAAAAAAGATGGCGTATCACCAGTTAGGTATGAATCTTTCCGATGAAGAAACAAATAAAATTGTTCTCTTCCTTGGCAGTTTATCAGACAAAACTCGAGTAGATTAA
- a CDS encoding PilZ domain-containing protein, whose protein sequence is MLNTRRTDRIESLDWDDLVLKLFSINENPEFLLAKIGNISELGVSGSLNKDIPLNDRDLVTGVIESDLTRSRISFKGKIAWTKETDHGPLFGIKFSEELILPNFIIARSMAESAA, encoded by the coding sequence ATGTTGAATACAAGAAGAACGGATCGAATTGAATCTTTGGATTGGGACGATTTGGTTTTAAAACTTTTTTCAATCAATGAGAACCCCGAATTCCTGTTAGCAAAGATTGGAAACATTTCAGAATTGGGAGTTAGCGGAAGTTTGAACAAGGACATCCCATTGAATGACCGCGACCTTGTCACCGGAGTCATTGAAAGTGACTTAACAAGATCTCGCATTTCCTTCAAAGGGAAAATTGCTTGGACCAAAGAAACGGACCACGGTCCCCTCTTTGGGATCAAGTTTTCCGAGGAATTGATCCTACCCAATTTTATCATCGCAAGATCTATGGCGGAATCGGCAGCATAA
- a CDS encoding ornithine carbamoyltransferase encodes MSQVKHLISWQDWSDGEIRELLEFAVYVKKNRVYFSGHMAGRSLAMLFQKTSTRTRVSFEAGMTELGGHAIFLDWMASNFLLSDIDFEGKYLSSNVAIIMARLKRHEDLLVLKSGSTVPVINGCCNLFHPCQSLADILTIVMDSPNDWQKKSLCYIGVHNNVANSLIEITAALGIHLTLVTPIASEESIVKESIERAKKKGTISWETDVKKAVSTSDYVYTDTWVDMEYFNDPKFQKEKEERIQLMMPYQVNAELLKNTKAKVMHDMPIHAGYEITREMVESDRSIIFTQAENRLDAQKAVMLKLLENPN; translated from the coding sequence ATGTCCCAAGTCAAACATTTGATATCTTGGCAAGATTGGAGTGATGGAGAAATCCGGGAACTTCTTGAGTTTGCTGTTTATGTAAAGAAAAATCGAGTCTATTTTTCAGGACATATGGCAGGCCGTTCCCTTGCTATGTTATTTCAGAAAACTTCTACAAGGACCAGGGTTTCTTTCGAAGCCGGAATGACGGAACTTGGGGGACATGCGATTTTTCTGGATTGGATGGCGTCCAATTTCCTTCTTTCTGATATCGATTTTGAAGGGAAATACCTTTCGAGTAACGTAGCCATCATCATGGCTAGACTGAAACGACACGAAGACCTACTCGTCTTAAAATCTGGATCAACGGTTCCCGTCATCAATGGATGTTGCAATTTATTCCATCCATGCCAATCTCTTGCAGATATACTAACTATCGTTATGGATTCACCTAATGATTGGCAAAAGAAAAGTTTATGTTATATTGGCGTTCACAATAACGTCGCAAACTCGCTGATTGAAATTACGGCGGCACTCGGAATTCATTTAACACTTGTGACCCCCATTGCATCGGAAGAATCTATCGTTAAAGAATCTATTGAACGAGCTAAGAAAAAAGGGACAATCTCCTGGGAAACGGATGTGAAAAAGGCCGTATCTACCTCAGATTATGTTTATACAGACACTTGGGTGGATATGGAATACTTCAATGATCCGAAGTTCCAAAAAGAAAAAGAAGAAAGAATTCAATTGATGATGCCCTACCAAGTGAATGCAGAACTACTCAAAAATACAAAAGCAAAAGTTATGCATGACATGCCAATCCACGCAGGTTACGAAATCACAAGAGAGATGGTAGAAAGTGATCGTTCGATTATTTTCACACAGGCTGAAAACCGCTTGGATGCACAAAAAGCGGTAATGCTCAAACTATTAGAAAATCCGAATTAA
- a CDS encoding bacitracin resistance protein BacA, which yields MDPNDIYTPAGGPPPANPNVKFLYAKWGEGNIRKLVSDFYDLVATSEIQWMFQGDWDLAKEKQADFMIQVLGGPSYYIEKWGPARMRMRHFVFPISEKERAVWFRCYDEALQKFDFEHDDKIDFLYFLDGFSGWMVNRKDSVKE from the coding sequence TTGGATCCGAACGATATTTATACACCTGCCGGTGGTCCCCCTCCCGCAAATCCGAATGTAAAATTTCTCTATGCAAAATGGGGGGAAGGAAACATTCGAAAACTCGTCTCTGACTTTTATGATCTAGTTGCCACATCAGAAATCCAATGGATGTTTCAAGGAGACTGGGATCTTGCAAAAGAAAAACAGGCAGATTTTATGATCCAAGTGTTAGGTGGTCCAAGTTATTACATTGAAAAATGGGGACCTGCCAGGATGCGGATGCGTCATTTTGTTTTTCCTATTTCAGAAAAGGAAAGAGCCGTTTGGTTTCGTTGTTATGACGAAGCCTTACAAAAATTTGATTTTGAACATGATGACAAAATTGATTTTTTATATTTTCTGGATGGATTTAGCGGATGGATGGTCAATCGCAAAGATTCTGTTAAAGAATAA
- a CDS encoding CoA ester lyase — MALTHPQSALFAGEKPFPIIPACEHFAGSEKLITKALELQNKLGGLFDITMDCEDGAQTGKEKEHAEMIVRIQNSELNKHKMSGVRIHDYTNEHWRGDVDILVPGAGNVLAYITIPKPTKASQVKEQITYIQDACKKAGIKREIPIHVLIETHGALNDVFEIAALPWLQVLDFGLMDFISGHHGAIPASCMKSPGQFDHELLRRGKANLVAAALMNGVIPAHNVTLDLKNIYQTYADAKRSHDEFGFLRMWSIYPAQIQSILDAMAPNFAETQTACDILIKAQDAEWGPIQHDGDLHDRATYRYFWELVQRAKLTGQKLPDEVEKRFFS, encoded by the coding sequence ATGGCACTGACTCACCCGCAATCAGCTCTCTTTGCAGGAGAAAAACCTTTCCCTATCATCCCTGCTTGTGAACACTTCGCTGGATCTGAAAAACTCATCACAAAAGCTCTCGAGTTACAAAATAAACTCGGTGGACTTTTTGATATCACGATGGACTGCGAAGACGGTGCCCAAACAGGAAAGGAAAAAGAACATGCAGAGATGATTGTTCGCATACAAAACTCTGAACTGAACAAACACAAAATGAGTGGTGTTCGTATTCATGATTATACCAACGAACATTGGCGAGGTGATGTGGATATTCTGGTTCCAGGAGCTGGAAATGTACTCGCATACATCACAATCCCAAAACCGACTAAAGCAAGTCAGGTGAAAGAACAAATTACTTACATCCAAGATGCTTGTAAAAAAGCAGGAATCAAAAGAGAAATTCCCATCCACGTTTTAATTGAAACTCACGGTGCACTAAATGATGTATTCGAAATTGCGGCACTTCCTTGGTTGCAAGTTTTGGATTTCGGACTTATGGATTTTATCTCCGGCCACCATGGTGCGATTCCGGCATCTTGTATGAAATCTCCTGGTCAATTTGATCACGAACTTCTTCGTCGTGGTAAAGCAAACCTAGTCGCAGCCGCCCTTATGAATGGTGTGATTCCAGCTCATAACGTAACTTTAGATCTTAAAAATATCTACCAAACGTATGCCGATGCAAAACGTTCCCATGATGAATTTGGTTTCTTACGTATGTGGTCGATCTATCCTGCACAAATCCAATCCATTTTGGATGCGATGGCTCCGAACTTTGCGGAAACACAAACAGCTTGTGACATTCTCATCAAAGCACAAGACGCAGAATGGGGACCGATCCAACATGACGGCGACTTACATGACCGTGCGACTTACCGCTATTTCTGGGAACTAGTTCAAAGAGCAAAACTCACAGGACAAAAACTTCCAGACGAAGTGGAGAAGAGATTCTTTTCTTAA
- a CDS encoding alginate export family protein, translating to MSHLIPKSNPFSFLFVLLMIAMIGPAIYGQAEPTAPPKGEVVTEPQPKEEKKEGYVSPQIGNLSSEYLRSLQVTGKQRKTLQENKGLWFADKFRVGFGIRPKVDSLNNTDFDKSTADNRNNALTQTQFYILGDINENVLFKITLQDVRLWGGEVVSSGNAEQKYAAIANAGTTVDTTRQREFALNNFTGLREAFLDLKTTNQNFRLRTGRQILEFGDGRILGSRNDSLNGNSFDALRFTGKLSSHTLDVFGSVVGAENNSNSIVSNNSTKLGGVGDSYYGGVHYNWKVADWLGLDLYNYSLFKQQRKASAPPALSDTRNYRGDDQLNTSGFRLTNRTKNNALPDTTGIDWMVEAAWQTGFNGERVTPDWLNQNGAYTTNQKTGESPPLSEAVRYKANIVAIQLGYTPVKEFRIGVQYVQGSGDPNRNDSSVATYNPLFATRRMAGGSLPFAGNGNSGLVFWQNSKDYSLHLKYETSNYGTFIFNPHWYYKVKLQDGYYDNNNYVTGSKATGETASTEDYFNTEAYNPTKPTLGKLVATELNFIYIITPFENVSFWFGATVIRAGDAIRNQKNNPNEPDPLHRYDLSPTATMATFQTVFAI from the coding sequence ATGAGCCATCTAATCCCAAAATCCAACCCCTTCTCCTTCCTATTTGTCCTCCTAATGATTGCCATGATTGGACCGGCGATTTATGGTCAGGCAGAACCCACGGCGCCTCCCAAAGGGGAAGTGGTTACCGAACCACAACCTAAAGAAGAAAAAAAGGAAGGGTATGTGAGTCCGCAGATTGGAAATCTTTCTTCGGAATACTTACGATCTTTGCAAGTCACAGGCAAACAAAGAAAAACTCTCCAGGAAAACAAAGGACTTTGGTTTGCAGATAAGTTTCGTGTGGGTTTTGGAATTCGGCCGAAAGTGGATTCACTGAATAACACGGACTTCGATAAGTCAACTGCAGATAACAGAAATAATGCGCTAACCCAAACTCAGTTTTATATCTTAGGGGATATCAATGAAAATGTTTTATTTAAAATAACCTTACAAGACGTACGCCTTTGGGGAGGAGAGGTAGTCTCTAGTGGAAATGCAGAACAAAAATACGCAGCCATCGCCAATGCAGGAACCACTGTTGATACAACAAGACAACGCGAATTTGCTCTTAACAATTTTACTGGCCTACGGGAGGCATTTTTAGATTTAAAAACAACAAACCAAAACTTTAGACTCCGTACGGGTAGGCAGATTTTAGAATTTGGAGACGGTCGCATCCTTGGATCCAGAAATGATAGTTTGAACGGTAACTCTTTTGATGCCCTCAGATTTACCGGTAAACTGAGTAGCCATACTCTCGATGTATTTGGATCTGTTGTCGGAGCTGAAAACAATTCCAATAGTATTGTCTCAAACAACTCAACTAAACTCGGTGGTGTGGGTGACTCATACTACGGCGGTGTTCATTACAATTGGAAAGTTGCTGACTGGTTAGGATTAGATTTATACAACTACAGCCTATTCAAACAACAAAGAAAGGCCAGCGCTCCACCGGCACTATCGGATACGAGAAACTACCGTGGGGATGACCAATTGAATACTTCTGGATTTCGCCTCACCAATCGAACCAAAAACAATGCTCTCCCCGACACAACAGGAATCGATTGGATGGTGGAGGCCGCTTGGCAAACAGGATTTAATGGAGAAAGAGTCACACCCGACTGGTTAAACCAAAATGGAGCTTACACAACCAATCAGAAAACGGGAGAATCTCCTCCGTTATCAGAAGCTGTGCGCTACAAAGCAAACATTGTCGCAATACAACTTGGATACACTCCTGTGAAAGAATTTCGGATCGGAGTTCAATATGTGCAAGGCTCAGGTGATCCCAATCGTAATGATTCGAGTGTGGCCACTTACAATCCCCTATTTGCAACAAGACGAATGGCCGGGGGTTCATTGCCTTTTGCCGGAAACGGAAACTCAGGCCTTGTTTTCTGGCAAAATAGTAAAGACTATTCCTTACATTTAAAATATGAAACTTCTAACTACGGAACATTCATCTTCAATCCCCACTGGTATTATAAAGTGAAATTACAAGACGGGTATTATGATAATAATAACTATGTAACTGGTAGTAAAGCTACAGGAGAAACCGCATCCACAGAAGATTACTTCAATACTGAAGCTTATAATCCAACCAAACCGACATTAGGTAAACTAGTGGCAACGGAACTTAACTTTATTTATATCATCACTCCCTTTGAAAATGTATCTTTCTGGTTTGGAGCGACTGTGATTCGTGCGGGAGATGCCATCAGAAACCAAAAGAACAATCCGAATGAACCAGACCCACTTCATAGATATGACCTGAGTCCCACTGCGACAATGGCAACATTCCAAACTGTATTTGCGATTTAA
- a CDS encoding methyl-accepting chemotaxis protein, with protein MSIRQRVSLSIAGILFIGFVVLTSFQMYRTITDLKTEIKENAKITSEKWSFEIQEHLNAMMGVIRGYRFALFYTSPPRDSMISSMREILERNDDIFAIWLCYEPNAYEGRDSAFIGKPGHDKTGRFIPYLHHTPDGKINLEHLVDYDNPNGAGDYYLQVKKTNKAKVFGPYEYLAGGKKIQMISLVVPIYPKGKFKGAAGIDLDVGTLQEKIGDSRPFRGQGHIAFLSDKGIYVMYGQDQTKLGKKMENTEHLKVYLENLKLGKMFTIQDNGYTHYFSPFHIGKDPQFWALQVSIPDSIFSEQITKVILSSTFISIAILIVVLFFLNFVFKKQISVRLQKAMDFSSQIANGNLATDAEEINQDEIGSLLHSMNRMKNSLVSIIGDIKQTVEKLGNQSNTMASTSRNLSDTSQTQASAAEESSAAVEELSASAENVGKSMEEAVVKMKEIDRSVLTLREEVQNINKEMEYLAKFASESREHAVVGETAMNESTRAMEDIGEKAERISEVLDIITEISEKTNLLALNAAIEAARAGDAGRGFAVVAEEIGKLALQTGASVKEIGDLVISTNSAVENGNKKVTEAAQVLNLLNNRVKEFETSATRVLGSVLLQENNAKDIAENSNLLTNLNLQIEDAVFEQKRATEEISKTIISISNGTQDVATGSDQLTIVAAEIASQASYLSTQVERFKLK; from the coding sequence ATGAGTATACGTCAAAGGGTCTCTTTATCCATCGCGGGTATTTTATTTATAGGATTTGTTGTTTTAACTTCGTTTCAGATGTACAGAACAATCACAGACCTCAAAACTGAAATCAAAGAAAATGCAAAAATAACTTCTGAAAAATGGTCCTTTGAAATTCAAGAACACCTAAATGCGATGATGGGTGTGATTCGTGGATACCGTTTCGCTCTGTTTTATACATCACCACCTCGTGATTCAATGATTAGCAGTATGAGAGAAATTTTGGAACGTAACGACGATATTTTTGCCATTTGGCTTTGTTATGAACCAAACGCTTATGAAGGAAGAGATTCTGCATTTATAGGAAAACCTGGTCATGACAAAACGGGCAGATTCATTCCTTATCTACATCATACTCCCGATGGCAAAATCAACTTAGAACATCTTGTCGATTACGATAATCCGAACGGAGCCGGTGATTATTATCTCCAAGTCAAAAAAACCAATAAAGCAAAAGTATTTGGACCTTACGAATATTTAGCAGGTGGGAAAAAAATCCAAATGATATCTCTTGTGGTTCCTATTTATCCTAAAGGCAAATTCAAAGGTGCCGCTGGAATCGATTTGGATGTGGGAACTTTACAGGAAAAAATTGGAGATAGTCGTCCTTTTCGTGGTCAAGGCCATATTGCATTTTTATCAGATAAAGGTATTTATGTAATGTATGGCCAAGACCAAACCAAACTCGGAAAAAAAATGGAGAATACCGAACACCTAAAAGTTTATTTAGAAAATCTAAAACTCGGTAAAATGTTTACGATTCAAGATAACGGTTATACGCATTATTTTTCCCCGTTCCATATTGGAAAAGATCCCCAATTTTGGGCATTGCAAGTTAGTATTCCCGATTCCATATTTAGTGAACAAATCACTAAAGTGATTCTTAGTTCCACTTTTATATCAATTGCCATTTTGATTGTCGTTTTATTTTTCCTTAACTTTGTATTTAAAAAACAAATCAGTGTTCGATTGCAGAAAGCAATGGATTTTTCTTCCCAGATTGCGAATGGAAATTTAGCAACGGACGCCGAAGAAATCAATCAGGACGAAATTGGAAGCCTTCTACACTCTATGAATCGAATGAAAAATAGTTTGGTTTCTATTATTGGAGATATCAAACAAACTGTAGAAAAATTGGGAAACCAATCTAATACCATGGCATCCACATCCCGAAATTTATCAGATACTTCACAGACACAAGCATCTGCTGCGGAAGAATCTTCTGCTGCGGTGGAAGAGTTGTCTGCATCAGCTGAAAATGTTGGTAAGTCAATGGAAGAAGCGGTTGTCAAAATGAAGGAAATCGACAGATCCGTGTTAACTTTGCGGGAAGAAGTACAAAACATTAATAAAGAAATGGAATACCTTGCGAAGTTCGCATCAGAATCGAGAGAACATGCGGTTGTTGGTGAAACTGCAATGAATGAATCCACTCGTGCAATGGAAGACATAGGTGAAAAAGCGGAACGGATCAGTGAAGTCCTGGATATCATTACCGAGATATCCGAAAAAACCAATCTATTGGCTCTGAATGCTGCGATTGAAGCGGCAAGGGCAGGGGACGCTGGGCGCGGTTTTGCGGTGGTTGCAGAGGAGATAGGAAAACTTGCCTTACAAACTGGTGCTTCCGTAAAAGAGATTGGAGATCTTGTGATTTCAACCAACTCTGCCGTGGAAAATGGAAACAAAAAAGTGACCGAAGCTGCACAAGTTTTGAATCTACTCAATAACCGAGTGAAAGAATTTGAAACCTCTGCAACAAGAGTTTTAGGTTCCGTATTGTTGCAGGAAAATAATGCAAAAGATATCGCCGAGAATTCAAACTTACTTACCAATTTGAACTTACAAATTGAGGATGCGGTCTTCGAACAGAAAAGAGCAACGGAAGAAATTTCCAAAACCATTATTAGTATCTCTAATGGAACGCAAGATGTTGCCACGGGCTCAGACCAATTGACAATCGTTGCAGCGGAAATTGCCTCCCAAGCATCATACCTTTCCACTCAAGTAGAAAGGTTTAAGTTGAAATAA